Below is a window of Haloterrigena alkaliphila DNA.
GAGTGACGAGCGGGTCCGCCGCGACCCGGACTCGATGACGGGTTTTATTTTCCGATCCTCTGTACTGGCGTGACATGACACGGCAAGGCGAGACGCTCCGGTTCCATCACGAGCCTCGAGAGGGGTCCCGATGACCGATAGGCACGACGCCGCCGTCGAGGACCTGATCGAGTACGTCGAGTCCGAGAAGGCGGCCGTCTCGGACGCGGGCCGCGAGGACGACATCGCGAGCCAACACGAGCACGGGAAGCTGACCGCCCGCGAACGAGTCGACTACCTCTGTGACTCCGACAGCTTCGACGAGATCGGGACGCTCGCGGCGCCGGCGCCGACCACGCCCGAGACGGCCGACTGGGGGCGCGAGGACGCTCCCGCAGACGGCATTATCTCGGGGATCGGCGAGATCGACGGTCGCCCGATCGCCGTCGCGGCCACAGACTTCACCGTCAAGGGCGGCTCGATCGGCCACACCGGTGGCTCGAAGCTCCGGCGGGTGATGCGACTGGGCTTAGAGCAGGGCTACCCCGTCATCCTGCTCCACGACGGCGGCGGCCACCGCATTCAGGAGGGACTCGATGCTCGCCCGACCGCGCAGGGCGACGGCGGCCTGACGACGCTGCAGACGAAACTCTCGGGCTGGGTGCCGACCGTCTCGGCGATGATGGGCCCCGGCTTCGCCGCGTCGACCAACTGGGCGGCGATGTCGGACTTCGTCCCGATCGTTCGGGGAACGGGAACGATGGGGGTCGCCGGCCCCTCGCTCGTGAACGCGGCGCTCGGGACCGACCTCTCGAAGCAGGAACTCGGCGGCGCCGACTTCCAGACCGCCGAGACGGGAGTGGCCTCGCTCGCCTGCGCGGACGACGAGGCCTGCCTCGACGCGATCCGGCGGTACCTCTCTTACCTCCCGCGGAACGCGCAGGCAGACCCGCCCGTCGAGGACGACCCGACGCCGCCGACCGACGAGATGCGAGAGCGACTGCTCGAGGAGATGCCGGCTGACCCGAAGAAAGGGTACGATATCTATACGATCGTCGACGGCGTCGTCGATCGCGAGTCGTTCTTCGAGATACGGCCGACCTACGCACAGAACATCGTCACCGGCCTCGCGCGGATCGACGGTCGACCCGTCAGCGTCGTCGCGAACAATCCGCGAGTCAAGGCCGGAACGATCGATACTGCGGCCTCGGACAAGGCCTCGCACTTCGCGAGCGTCTGCGACGCGTTCGGCCTGCCGATCGTCCTGCTGGCCGACGTCCCCGGCATCCTGCCGGGCCCCGACTCCGAGCGCGACGGCGTCGCCCGCCACTCGGCGAAGCTTCCGTACGAACTCAACCGGGCGACGGTGCCCACCTGCAGCGTCGTCCTCCGCCGGGGGTACGGCTACGGCTACGTCGCCATGGGCGGCGGCCGTTCGCTCGAGAACGATCTCGCCGTCGCGTGGCCGACCGCCGAGATCGCCGCCATGGGGATCGAGGGCGCCGTCGACGTCGCCTACAGCCGCGTCTACGAGAACGCCGAGGACCCCGAGGCCAAGCGGCAGGAACTGATCGACGAGTTCATCGATCGCACGGGCCCCGTCCGGGCCGCCGAGGCGGTCGGAATCGACGGCGTGATCGACCCGCGGGAGACGCGCGATCGGATTCGACGGGCGCTCGAGCGCAGCGGCCCCGAGCACGAGGAGTCGTGGCCGCCGAAGAAGCACTCGATCAACCCGATGTGAGTCGACTCGAACGGGATGCGGGCCGGGTCGGTCGATGGACCGCGAGCGGCGGTCGCCCGCCGCGGGTCAGGCCAGCACCTCGACCGCGTACCCCGCATCCCGGAGGTCCGCGAGGAAGGCGTCGACGTGGTCGGGGCCGCGCATCTCGAGTTCGATCTCGACCTCGGTGTCGCTCATCTCGACCTCGCGGGAGGTCCGATCGTGGTGGATGGCGTAGATGTTCGCGCGGTGGGCGGTGAAGATGTCGAGGAGGTCTTCGAGCGCACCCGGACGATCCTTCAACACGGTCCTGATCTTCAGGTAGCGCCCGGTCTCGACGAGGCCGCGGACGATGACGTTGGTGAGGGTGTTGAGGTCGATGTTGCCCCCGCAGAGCGCGGGGACGATGACCTCGCCGTCGTCGTAGTCGAACGTCTCGAAGAGCACGGCCGCGAGGGGGACGGCGCCGGCGCCCTCCACGAGGGTCTTCGAGCGCTCGAGCAGGTAAACCAGCGCGACGGCGATCTCGGGGTCGGAGACGGTGACGATCTCGTCGACGTACTCTTTGATATACGGAAAGGTCTCTTCGCCGATGCTGCGGGTGGCGATGCCGTCCGCGATGGTGTCGACCTCGTCGATCGAGACGCGTTCGCCCTTCTCGAGCGAGGCGGCGGCGCTCGAGGCGCCCGCGGCCTGGACGCCGATGACGCGGACGTCGGGTTTCTGCTCCTTGATCGCGGTCGCGATGCCGCTGATGAGGCCCCCGCCACCGATCGGGACGACGACGGTCTCGACCTCGGGGCAGTCCTCGAGGATCTCGAGGCCGATCGTTCCCTGGCCGGCCATGACGTACTCGTCGTCGAAGGCGTGGACGTAGGTCCGGCCCTCCTCGCGTTCGATCTCGTGGGCGCGCTCGGCGGCCGCGTCGTAGTCCCGGCCCGAGAGGACGACCTCGGCGCCGTAGTTCTTCGTGGCCTTGACCTTCGAGATCGGCGCGTGCTCGGGCATGACGATCTTCGAGTCGACGCCCGACCGGGTAGCCGCGAGCGCGACGCCCTGCGCGTGGTTGCCCGCACTAGCGGTGACGACGCCCGCGTCCTTCTGCTCCTCGGAGAGCGTCGCGATCCGGTTCGTCGCGCCGCGGATCTTGAACGCGCCCGTGCGCTGGAAGTTCTCCAGTTTCAGGCGGACGTCCGCGCCGGTCATCGACGAGTAGGTGTGCGAGTGCTCGAGCGGCGTGTGTCGGGAAGTCTCCCGGACACGCTCGCGCGCCTCGCGAATAGCTTCGAGTTCGAGCATACGCCCGACTACTCGGCGGTTGTTGTAAGAGTGTCGGGGGCCGGGCGGGCCGGTCGTTCCAGCCCTCGCGGCGACCCCGACCGGAACGTGCTGCCCGGTGGGCAACACGACAGGGAATACAGGGAATGCACGGCGTGTGACGTGCGAGTGGAGAAGGGAACGCGTTGCATATAAATCTCATGGGTGGGAAGCGAAAGTGAAACCGCAAGACGTGACGCCGATAGTGGGGTGTCTGACGGTCGTCTGCCGACCGTCATTCGAGAGTTCGTACCGTGACAGAGTGACCCACAATATAGTCGCGGACGGCGTTGCGAAACGACCCCGCATCCGGCCACCCCCGACTGACCTCCGCCCCGAGTCGGGCCGGGTCACCGACGTAGGTCTGAACCGACGCGCCGTCGACCCGCGGGACGGCCACCCGGACGTACAGGCCGCGATCGACCCCCTCGTACCGATCGAGTCGCTCGAGCGCGGCGTCGTCGACCGCGAGCAGTCGACCCTCGACGCTGCCGCCGGGCGCGAGCGTCGGGTACTCACCCTCGACGCGGTGGAGTCCCTCGAGCGTCGCCGGGCCGGCGAACGCGTACTCGCCGGGACCGCTCTCGAGCAGCGCGGCGACCTGGTCCGGGTCGGTCAGCGTCCCGTAGACGAAAACCAGCACGCGTCATCGTTCGAGCCCCTCCGTCTTGCCAGTGCCGTTCCGACTCTCGACGCGGGAGCCCATACACGATCGCGGTAACGTCTCAGCACACAAAGCACTTATACAACTGATCAAATCGAATTGATATGAATCGAGAGTACGTCCTGGCCATCGCCGCGCTGGTGGTCGTGGTCGGGGCGCTGTCGACCCTCGCGCTCACCGGCGCGGTGTCCAGTCCCGACGAGCCGGAGACGGACGCCGCCGTCGAATCCGGTGGCGAGGTGTCGCTGACCGAGATCACGATCAGCGCGGACGAGATCACCGGCGGCACCGCCTCGCTGGCCGTCGACACCCACCTCGAGCACCGGGGCGCCCCCGTCGAGAACGTGACCGTCGTCCACCGGGTGACGGACACGAAGACCGGTCTCGTCGAGGACACCACCGAGCGACCGGTCGAGACCCTCGAGGACGAGTCCGAACGCGTCGTCTCGAGTACGGTCGCGGTCCCTCGAGAGAGCAGCTACGAGATCGAGACGTTCGTCTACCGGGACGGGAGCCGAATCGAGTCGGCCAGGCAGACTATCGACGGCGTCGACGCGCTGACGCCCGCCTACGCCGATACCGACGTCGAGTTCCACCGGTTCGGGAGCGGCCCCCTCGCGGACGTCCCCGCGATCGAGTACTCGGTCGCGTCGACGACCGACGACCGGGCGACCCTCGACGTCTCGACCTACCTTACGAACACCGGCGACGAACCGGAATCCGGGCTCGAACTCGAGGTGAAGGCCCGCCAATCCGAGTCGAACATCGTCGCCGACACTGCGACCGCCGACCTGTCGACGCTCGAACCCGGGACGACCGCCTCGCCGTCCGTCGACCTCGAGGTCCCTCAGGAGTACGACTACTACCTCGACGCGGTCCTCTGGCGCGACGGGACGATCGTCGCGACCGACCGCGCGGTCGCCAACCTCGGCCCGGGCGCGCTGTCGCTCGAGGAGACGAGCGACGAGGGCGGCCTCGAGGTGGGCGACTTCTCCGGCGCTGACGGCGCCGACCGCGAGTCCGCGGCGGACGATGGCGCTCGCACCGACGACGGAGCCGATGAGGACTCGTCCGAGGACGGGACTCCGGGCTTCGGCGTCGCCGCGGCCGCCGTCGCACTGCTCGCAACCATCGCACTCGCACGGAGGAACACATGACTGAGACACCGACCACGGCGCAGACCGACGCGGAGACCGAACGACCGATCGACGACCCGGAGACGACGGACGCGGTGTCCGATCCGGCGACCGACGAATCCGAGTCAGCGGCTGCCGACCCCGATTCGGCGACCGACGGTACGGATCCGTCGGCTACGGCCGGCACGACGACCGATTCCGGCGGCGGCCTCGACCCGCAGTCGGAGACGGTGCGACGGTACCTCGCGTGGGCCGCGCTCGGGATCTGCTCGATACTGGCCGTCTTCGCCCTGATCCAGTTCTACGGGAGCGTGACCGCCGCGATCGACCTCTGGGTCGCTCCC
It encodes the following:
- a CDS encoding acyl-CoA carboxylase subunit beta encodes the protein MTDRHDAAVEDLIEYVESEKAAVSDAGREDDIASQHEHGKLTARERVDYLCDSDSFDEIGTLAAPAPTTPETADWGREDAPADGIISGIGEIDGRPIAVAATDFTVKGGSIGHTGGSKLRRVMRLGLEQGYPVILLHDGGGHRIQEGLDARPTAQGDGGLTTLQTKLSGWVPTVSAMMGPGFAASTNWAAMSDFVPIVRGTGTMGVAGPSLVNAALGTDLSKQELGGADFQTAETGVASLACADDEACLDAIRRYLSYLPRNAQADPPVEDDPTPPTDEMRERLLEEMPADPKKGYDIYTIVDGVVDRESFFEIRPTYAQNIVTGLARIDGRPVSVVANNPRVKAGTIDTAASDKASHFASVCDAFGLPIVLLADVPGILPGPDSERDGVARHSAKLPYELNRATVPTCSVVLRRGYGYGYVAMGGGRSLENDLAVAWPTAEIAAMGIEGAVDVAYSRVYENAEDPEAKRQELIDEFIDRTGPVRAAEAVGIDGVIDPRETRDRIRRALERSGPEHEESWPPKKHSINPM
- the ilvA gene encoding threonine ammonia-lyase, whose product is MLELEAIREARERVRETSRHTPLEHSHTYSSMTGADVRLKLENFQRTGAFKIRGATNRIATLSEEQKDAGVVTASAGNHAQGVALAATRSGVDSKIVMPEHAPISKVKATKNYGAEVVLSGRDYDAAAERAHEIEREEGRTYVHAFDDEYVMAGQGTIGLEILEDCPEVETVVVPIGGGGLISGIATAIKEQKPDVRVIGVQAAGASSAAASLEKGERVSIDEVDTIADGIATRSIGEETFPYIKEYVDEIVTVSDPEIAVALVYLLERSKTLVEGAGAVPLAAVLFETFDYDDGEVIVPALCGGNIDLNTLTNVIVRGLVETGRYLKIRTVLKDRPGALEDLLDIFTAHRANIYAIHHDRTSREVEMSDTEVEIELEMRGPDHVDAFLADLRDAGYAVEVLA
- a CDS encoding gamma-glutamylcyclotransferase family protein — encoded protein: MLVFVYGTLTDPDQVAALLESGPGEYAFAGPATLEGLHRVEGEYPTLAPGGSVEGRLLAVDDAALERLDRYEGVDRGLYVRVAVPRVDGASVQTYVGDPARLGAEVSRGWPDAGSFRNAVRDYIVGHSVTVRTLE
- a CDS encoding DUF7490 domain-containing protein is translated as MNREYVLAIAALVVVVGALSTLALTGAVSSPDEPETDAAVESGGEVSLTEITISADEITGGTASLAVDTHLEHRGAPVENVTVVHRVTDTKTGLVEDTTERPVETLEDESERVVSSTVAVPRESSYEIETFVYRDGSRIESARQTIDGVDALTPAYADTDVEFHRFGSGPLADVPAIEYSVASTTDDRATLDVSTYLTNTGDEPESGLELEVKARQSESNIVADTATADLSTLEPGTTASPSVDLEVPQEYDYYLDAVLWRDGTIVATDRAVANLGPGALSLEETSDEGGLEVGDFSGADGADRESAADDGARTDDGADEDSSEDGTPGFGVAAAAVALLATIALARRNT